In Verrucomicrobiota bacterium, the following are encoded in one genomic region:
- the rplL gene encoding 50S ribosomal protein L7/L12 gives MANIDQLVEDLSGITVLEAAELVKSLEDKWGVSAAAPAAVAAAPAAGGGDAAPAEEKTEFDVILAEAGGNKIAVIKEVRGVVSGLGLADAKKLVESAPAPLKEGASKEEAEEIKKKMEAAGAKVEIK, from the coding sequence ATGGCTAATATTGACCAACTCGTAGAAGACCTGAGCGGGATCACTGTCCTCGAGGCAGCTGAACTCGTGAAATCGCTGGAAGACAAGTGGGGCGTGAGCGCCGCTGCTCCGGCCGCGGTAGCCGCAGCCCCCGCCGCTGGTGGAGGAGACGCCGCTCCTGCCGAAGAGAAAACTGAATTCGACGTCATCCTCGCGGAAGCCGGCGGCAACAAAATTGCTGTCATTAAGGAAGTTCGCGGCGTCGTTTCCGGGCTCGGCTTGGCCGACGCTAAGAAACTCGTCGAAAGCGCACCGGCTCCCCTCAAGGAAGGTGCCTCTAAGGAAGAAGCCGAAGAAATCAAAAAGAAGATGGAAGCGGCCGGCGCGAAGGTGGAGATCAAATAA
- the rplJ gene encoding 50S ribosomal protein L10 — protein sequence MNPDKKTIVADLVAKLDACPYLFIADYGGLTVPHFEELRKRLTEVEAECHVVKNSYVKIATKEMGMPDLSESLSGQTMMISGEKDVCAAAKVVTTFEKEFSKPSLRAGVLDGELLDEAKIKSLASLPSREILLAQLLGLLNQPAAQLVRTLNEPASALARVLKAYSEKES from the coding sequence ATGAATCCTGATAAGAAAACGATTGTCGCGGATCTGGTCGCCAAGCTGGACGCCTGTCCTTACCTCTTCATTGCCGACTACGGTGGGCTCACGGTTCCCCATTTCGAGGAACTACGGAAACGACTGACCGAGGTCGAGGCCGAATGCCATGTCGTCAAAAACAGCTACGTGAAAATCGCCACCAAAGAAATGGGCATGCCGGATCTGAGCGAGTCGCTCTCCGGGCAGACCATGATGATTTCTGGCGAAAAGGACGTGTGTGCCGCGGCTAAGGTCGTGACGACCTTTGAAAAGGAATTCAGCAAGCCCAGCCTGCGGGCAGGCGTGCTCGATGGCGAACTCCTGGATGAGGCCAAGATCAAATCGCTCGCCTCCCTCCCCTCGCGCGAAATCCTGCTGGCACAACTGCTCGGGCTGCTCAACCAGCCGGCTGCCCAGCTCGTTCGCACCCTCAATGAGCCCGCCTCGGCACTGGCCAGAGTTCTGAAGGCGTATTCGGAAAAAGAAAGCTGA